ATCAAGAAAACGGTGGTTTACGAGACGATAATATAGTGTATTTTGAAACTGGCGACCCCGAATTTTTAGACCGATCTATTTTCGAGGTTAATTTCGAAAACGCCGAGAGCCTCCTAATAGCTAAACGTTTTTATTTAGACCATACCTATCATATAATAAGGAAAAGGGATTCATTATCTAAAAATAAACTTAATATAGGGCATATCATAGCTTTTGAAGATAAATACTATCAGTACGATCAATCTTCAGCAAATAGTTTTTTTGGTGATGCTTTTAAAAGTTCAAGATTAAAGGATCGTGCAACGCTCGAAAATTTTTATAATCAATTTCAATTAAATTATAGCAACAATATAATAGGTGATTTACAATTCAACGTAAGCAACAACAATTATAATTATGGTTATAATAAGCTGGTAGTTTTGAATGGAAACACCATAACTAACAGATTAAAGGGCGATGTTTTTTCAACAGGCGGTAAATACCGCAAGCAATACAAAGGTTTTGAACTAAAAGGAGAATTGGGTATAAATATATCTGGAGATTTCGACGGTAACTTTTTAAAAGGCACAGCAACATTCAAATTAAATAATGATATAGCAGCATCCGCATCATTAAATCACAGTTCAAAAGCACCAAATTACAATACCTTATTATATCAAAGTGATTATTTAGCGTATAACTGGCAAAACAATTTCAATAATATCGAAACCCAGCAACTGGCATTTAACTTAAAATATAAAAGCTTAGCCAATATAACGGTCGATCTCAATACCATAAATGATTATGTTTATTTTAAAAAAGATGAAACATCACAACAAGTAAAACCATTTCAAAACAATACGACCATTACCTATTTAAGGGCTAAGTTCGAAAACGAAATAAAAGTAGGGAAGTTTGCCTTAAACAATACCGTGTTGTACCAAAACACGCAAGACAACAACAGCGTTTTAAATGTACCGCAACTAACAATACGAAACACCTTATACTTTTCAAGCCACGTCTTCAAAAAAGCCATGTACCTGCAAACGGGCATAACCTTAAATTACTTCACAAAATATTATATGAATGCCTATAATCCATTATTGGCAGAATTTTATGTACAAACCGATCGTGAATTCGGGGATTTTCCTAGGCTAGATTTCTTTTTAAATGCAAAAATACGTCAGACCAGAGTGTATTTAAAAGCAGAACATTTCAATTCAGCGTTCACAGGATACGATTATTATTCAGCACCCAACAATCCATATCGCGATTTTACAGTGCGTTTTGGTCTCGTTTGGAATTTCTTTTTATAATTTTTTGGCGTTCCCTATCGGGTCGGGCTGTCCGTTGCAAGTCCTCGCTCGTGCCTCGCTGTGGGCTTTCCACTGCCATCCCTAACGCGCGCACCGATAAAGTACATGGATATATAGCAGGGGCCCATCTCCCTTGGCAAGGTCCATTTCAGCAAATGCCCCTTATATATATGTGTAAAAACCACCGGTTATCCGGGGCACCATATGTTTTTGGGCCCAGAAAGGGGCCGCCCCTGGGTCTTTTCCCCATGCCCCTTGCCCCAAAATGGCCGGCCGATGCCCATCTCCCACGGCCAAGGCCCCCGTCCCGGAAAAAAACCTTTGGCGTAACATATTGAAAACCACGCAGAAGAAAAAAAAGGCATAAAAAAACCAAAAAAACTTAAAAAAAGCCATTGCGGAACGGGAAAAGGGCAGTATGTTTGCAGCCGCTAAAAACGGCAGTATCCGTTAAGGGCGAACGTTCATAGACAGGTTGGGTATTTTTGGTTTTCAGGCGGTAAAAACGCCCCGAAAAACAAACCGAAAAAAATATCAAAAAACTATTGTGGATTAAAAAAAAGCATCGTACGTTTGCAGCCGCTAAAAAGGGCAGCAGCCAGCGAAGCGAGGTTCATAAAAAGTTCAGGGGTATCAAGGTTTGGGTTTCGAAAAAAAACTCAAAAAAAAAATACCGAAACTATTGTGGGGTTAAAAAAAGGGTTTTATATTTGCACCCGCTTAGCAAGGAAACGAGCTGGGGAAAGAAAGAAACAAGTTCATAGACATATTGAATTGACAGCGTAAGATCGAGCCGGAAACGGCGAAGATCGACAAAGAGAACAAGCCATTTTGAGTATTGGAAATTCCGATTAGTTGTTAACAAGGACGTTTTAACGTCCGATATAAATTAACGATGAAGAGTTTGATCCTGGCTCAGGATGAACGCTAGCGGCAGGCCTAACACATGCAAGTCGAGGGGTAGAGGGAGCTTGCTCCCTTGAGACCGGCGCACGGGTGCGTAACGCGTATACAACCTGCCTCTTACTGCGGGATAGCCCAGAGAAATTTGGATTAACACCGCATAGTATAGTTACTTGGCATCAAGTTATTATTAAAGGTTACGGTAAGAGATGGGTATGCGTTCTATTAGCTAGATGGAGTGGTAACGGCACACCATGGCAACGATAGATAGGGGCCCTGAGAGGGGGATCCCCCACACTGGTACTGAGACACGGACCAGACTCCTACGGGAGGCAGCAGTGAGGAATATTGGACAATGGGGGCAACCCTGATCCAGCCATGCCGCGTGCAGGAAGACTGCCCTATGGGTTGTAAACTGCTTTTGTACGGGAAGAAACACTGCCACGTGTGGCAGCTTGACGGTACCGTAAGAATAAGGATCGGCTAACTCCGTGCCAGCAGCCGCGGTAATACGGAGGATCCAAGCGTTATCCGGAATCATTGGGTTTAAAGGGTCCGTAGGTGGATGGTTAAGTCAGAGGTGAAATCCTGCAGCTCAACTGTAGAATTGCCTTTGATACTGGCTATCTTGAATCAATGTGAAGTGGTTAGAATATGTAGTGTAGCGGTGAAATGCATAGATATTACATAGAATACCAATTGCGAAGGCAGATCACTAACATTGCATTGACACTGATGGACGAAAGCGTGGGGAGCGAACAGGATTAGATACCCTGGTAGTCCACGCCGTAAACGATGGATACTAGCTGTTCGGGTTTACCTGAGTGGCTAAGCGAAAGTGATAAGTATCCCACCTGGGGAGTACGGGCGCAAGCCTGAAACTCAAAGGAATTGACGGGGGCCCGCACAAGCGGTGGAGCATGTGGTTTAATTCGATGATACGCGAGGAACCTTACCAGGGCTTAAATGTAAGTTGCATTAGCTGGAGACAGCTATTTCTTCGGACCACTTACAAGGTGCTGCATGGTTGTCGTCAGCTCGTGCCGTGAGGTGTCAGGTTAAGTCCTATAACGAGCGCAACCCCTGTTGTTAGTTGCCAGCGAGTCAAGTCGGGAACTCTAGCAAGACTGCCAGTGCAAACTGTGAGGAAGGTGGGGATGACGTCAAATCATCACGGCCCTTACGTCCTGGGCTACACACGTGCTACAATGGTAGGGACAGAGAGCAGCCACTGGGCGACCAGGAGCGAATCTACAAACCCTATCACAGTTCGGATCGGAGTCTGCAACTCGACTCCGTGAAGCTGGAATCGCTAGTAATCGCATATCAGCCATGATGCGGTGAATACGTTCCCGGGCCTTGTACACACCGCCCGTCAAGCCATGGAAGCTGGGAGTGCCTGAAGTCCGTCACCGCAAGGAGCGGCCTAGGGTAAAATCGGTAACTAGGGCTAAGTCGTAACAAGGTAGCCGTACCGGAAGGTGCGGCTGGAACACCTCCTTTCTAGAGAAAGACGATTAAGAGGAAGCACAAAAAACCAAGAAAAGAGTAGTTTGTTCTCATTGCTGTTAATTTAAAATAATAAGATAGAAACAAGAGACGAGAGGCAGGAAACAGGACTTTTAGTCTTGGATCTTGAATCTATGGTCTGGGGTCTATTGGAAACAGTCTCATAGCTCAGCTGGTTAGAGCGCTACACTGATAATGTAGAGGTCGGCAGTTCGAGTCTGCCTGAGACTACAGGTCCAATTGGAAATTGACAATTGATAATTGGAACGTTCATAACATACTGAAAGGAAATTCTAGAGCAGAGGATTCAACATTCGTAATTCTGAATTCGAAATTCCGGATTCCAAATGGGGGATTAGCTCAGCTGGCTAGAGCGCCTGCCTTGCACGCAGGAGGTCATCGGTTCGACTCCGATATTCTCCACGAATAGTTGATAATTGCCAGTAGGCAATTGTCAATTGCAAACGTTCATTGACATATTGAAAAAAGATACATGAAAATTAAGATTGGAATTATCCAGTTTTAAATAATAATTTGGATTGGTTGGAATCACCACGAGCGATATCCAATCGATCAAAAAACGTTTGGTTTACGAGGTGTAGGAAAGTATGGAAGGGTATTCAATTACTGTTTATATGGACCGAAAATTGTAGATTGAACAGTAACTCATTAAAAAAGCAAAAAGTACAATAAGCTAAATAAGGGCGTATGGGGAATGCCTAGGCTCTCAGAGGCGATGAAGGACGTGATAAGCTGCGAAAAGCTGCGGGGATCGGCACACACGAATTGATCCGCAGATATCCGAATGGGGCAACCCACTATGTTGAAGACATAGTATCCGCAAGGAGGCAAACCCGGGGAACTGAAACATCTAAGTACCCGGAGGAGAAGAAAACAATAGTGATTCCGTTAGTAGTGGCGAGCGAACGCGGACTAGCCCAAACCGATTCTGTTACGGCAGGATCGGGGTTGTAGGACCACGATATTCGAGACAGGATGAATTAGAACCCTTTGGAAAGAGGGGCCATAGACGGTGATAGCCCGGTATAAGCAAAGAATGTTGAGATAGTGGTATCCTGAGTAGTGCGGGACACGAGTAATCCTGTATGAAACAGTCGGGACCATCCGATAAGGCTAAATACTCCTGAGAGACCGATAGTGAACTAGTACCGTGAGGGAAAGGTGAAAAGAACCCTGAATAAGGGAGTGAAACAGAACCTGAAACCATACGCTTACAAGCGGTCGGAGCCCTTTGGGGTGACGGCGTGCCTTTTGCATAATGAGCCTACGAGTTACCGTTGCTGGCAAGGTTAAGTGATTAAGTCACGGATCCGTAGCGAAAGCGAGTCTGAACAGGGCGCTTTAGTCAGTAGTGGTAGACGCGAAACCGTGTGATCTACCCATGGGCAGGCTGAAGCTGTAGTAACATACAGTGGAGGGCCGAACCGGTTGACGTTGAAAAGTCTTCGGATGACCTGTGGGTAGGGGTGAAAGGCCAATCAAACTCGGAAATAGCTCGTACTCCCCGAAATGCATTTAGGTGCAGCGTTGATCCATAGTTTTATAGAGGTAGAGCTACTGATTGGATGCGGGGGCTTCACCGCCTACCAATTCCTGACAAACTCCGAATGCTATAAAACGTTAATCAGCAGTGAGGGCATGGGTGCTAAGGTCCATGTCCGAGAGGGAAAGAACCCAGACCATCGGCTAAGGTCCCAAAATATATGTTAAGTTGAAATAACGAGGTTGAACTGCTTAGACAGCTAGGATGTTGGCTTGGAAGCAGCCATTCATTTAAAGAGTGCGTAACAGCTCACTAGTCGAGCGGTTCGGCATGGATAATAATCGGGCATAAACATATTACCGAAGCTATGGGATAGAAATATCGGTAGGGGAGCATTGTAGTGTCGTCGAAGGTGTGCTGTGAGGCATGCTGGAGAAGCTACAAAAGAAAATGTAGGCATAAGTAACGATAATGCGGGCGAGAAACCCGCACACCGAAAGACTAAGGTTTCCTCAGCTATGCTAATCAGCTGAGGGTTAGTCGGGACCTAACGCGAACCCGAAAGGGGTAGTGGATGGACAACGGGTTAATATTCCCGTACCTGCTCACGATAAAAGTGACGGAGGCGTAAATTTGGTGCGCACTGACGGAATAGTGCGTTGAAGCCAGTGGCAACACGGCGATAGTACACTGAGGCCTCGGCCAAGGTGATAATCCAGAGTAGCGACTTCCAAGAAAAGCGAGTGAAGCAGCCCGTACCCTAAACCGACACAGGTAGTTGGGATGAGAATTCTAAGGTGCTCGAGAGATTCATGGCTAAGGAATTAGGCAAAATAGACTCGTAACTTCGGGAGAAGAGTCGCCCCACCTCGGTGGGGCCGCAGTGAAAAGGTCCAGGCGACTGTTTATCAAAAACACAGGGCTATGCTAAATCGAAAGATGACGTATATGGCCTGACACCTGCCCGGTGCTGGAAGGTTAAGTGGAGGGCTTAGCAGCAATGCGAAGGTCTTAAATGAAGCCCCAGTAAACGGCGGCCGTAACTATAACGGTCCTAAGGTAGCGAAATTCCTTGTCGGGTAAGTTCCGACCTGCACGAATGGTGCAACGATCTGGACACTGTCTCAGCCATGAGCTCGGTGAAATTGTAGTATCGGTGAAGATGCCGATTACCCGCTGTGGGACGAAAAGACCCCGTGCACCTTTACTATAGCTTAGTATTGGTTTTGGACAAGTAATGTGTAGGATAGGTGGGAGACTTTGAAGCTGCGTCGCCAGGCGCGGTGGAGTCATTGTTGAAATACCACCCTTTGCTTGTCTAGAGTCTAACCCTTGGACAAAGGGGACAGTGCTTGGTGGGTAGTTTGACTGGGGTGGTCGCCTCCAAAAGAGTAACGGAGGCTTCTAAAGGTACCCTCAGCACGCTTGGTAACCGTGCGTAGAGTGCAATGGCATAAGGGTGCTTGACTGAGAGACCTACAAGTCGATCAGGTTGGAAACAAGAGCATAGTGATCCGGTGGTTCCGCATGGAAGGGCCATCGCTCAAAGGATAAAAGGTACGCCGGGGATAACAGGCTGATCTCCCCCAAGAGCTCATATCGACGGGGGGGTTTGGCACCTCGATGTCGGCTCGTCACATCCTGGGGCTGGAGAAGGTCCCAAGGGTTGGGCTGTTCGCCCATTAAAGTGGCACGCGAGCTGGGTTCAGAACGTCGTGAGACAGTTCGGTCTCTATCTACAGTGGGCGCTAGAAATTTGAGTGGATCTGACCCTAGTACGAGAGGACCGGGTTGGACGAACCTCTGGTGTATCTGTTGTTCCGCCAGGAGCACTGCAGAGTAGCTACGTTCGGAAGGGATAAGCGCTGAAAGCATATAAGCGCGAAACCCACCACAAGATGAGATTTCTTTAAAGGGTCGTGGGAGATGACCACGTTGATAGGCTATAGGTGTAGGGGCAGTAATGTCAGAGCCGAGTAGTACTAATAACCCATAGGCTTATTGTACGCCTGTTTTTTTATATAAGTTAGGTACGGTTATTATAGTGTTCGTGTATTATGGCAGAAAATGCCCTTTTTTCAATATGTTAAGATATTTGTTTCGGTCTTGATCGAAACGCTGTATGCCTTAAGCTTTAAGCTTAATGCCTATAGCTATAACTTAAGGTGGTTATAGCGACGGGGCTCACCTCTTACCATTCCGAACAGAGAAGTTAAGCCCGTTAGCGCCGATGGTACTGCATTGTGGGAGAGTAGGTCGTTGCCTTTTTTGGAAGCCCTTCATAGAGATATGGAGGGCTTTTTTGTGCTTTGTAATGAGCCAATTTACCCTTAGGGTTATCGTATTAAAGTATAGACAGCATAGATTATAAGGTAGGTTATATGATAATTTTCGAAAGGTCTAAGTACTGGTAAATATTATATTGATGTTCGTAGTCGCAAGAGCGGTAGAAGTTATATCTTTTTTGGTACAATAATGCACTTTGTTGAATTAATCCCCTAATTAATAGGTAGAGTTAGACTTGACTCTAGTAATGACTAATAAAAAGAATTTAACGGAGTAGTTCAGTTCGTTTTTTATTTTCTTAAAACGGTCTTCATATTAATTGAAAACAAAAAATCCCGTAAACAATAAAGTTTCGGGATTTTTTTGTGGTACCTCCAGGAATCGAACCAGGGACACAAGGATTTTCAGTCCTTTGCTCTACCAACTGAGCTAAGGTACCTCGCCAAAGCGGTTGCAAATATATATCGATTTTTGTTATTCGGCAAGAGAAATTTGTAAAAAATGCATCTTCTTTTGTGTTTTTTTATTTTGTATGCTGCATGTGTTTTATAATCAATATAATAAGTTAAAAGGAATTGTTGTTGTTTTTCATTTTGTAAATTTGGACTTTAATAAGTATTATGAATTTAATAATTGATATAGGAAATTCTTTTGTAAAGTTGGCTGTTTTTGATGGCGACCATATTAAGCATAAAGAAGTCGTTGAGCTAAATTTGATTTTAGAACGCATAAGAGCCATTGATTACACGTATAAACATATTAAGGCAGCTATCGTTTCTTCGGTTGGCAAATTAAGTAAAACGGATATTAACCTGATAGGAGAGCGTTTTGATTTATTGATTTTAAATTCTGATACAAAACTGCCTTATGCAAGTCTTTATAAAACCCCCGAGACTTTAGGGGTTGATAGAATTGCTCTTGTAAGTGCTTCTGTTAAAAACTATCCAGGTAACAATGTGCTTATAATTGATGCTGGGACTTGTATCACTTACGATTTTGTAAACAATAAAAATGAATACCTTGGAGGGGCTATTTCTCCTGGTTTACGTATGCGTTATACATCATTGAATAATTTAACTGCAAACTTACCGTTATTAGATACGGAATTGCCAAATAATATCATTGGAAATTCAACAGAAGCATCCATACATTCAGGTGTGGTTTATGGTGTTTTAAAAGAAATTGACGGAGTTATAGAGGCATACAAAGCAAATTATCCAGATTTAACAGTTATTTTAACAGGAGGCGATAGTAATTTCTTGTCTAAACAATTAAAAAGTAGCATATTTGCGACTCCTAATTTTCTTTTAGAGGGACTGAACTTTATTTTACAATTTAATTCAAACGAATGATTAAAAAACTTGTATTGGTTTTTATTGCAGTTTTTGCAATTAATAGTTACGGACAAGAGGGTACTGCCTCACCTTATTCTTTTTATGGTATTGGTAGTTTAAAATTTAGAGGTACAGTCGAGAACCGAAGCATGGGAGGTTTAAGCATTTATACAGATAGTATTCATGTTAATTTGAGAAACCCTGCATCGTATGCCGGAAAAAATCTTGATATGTTGGGAGGTGAAAGCAGACCCGTAAAATTTACTGTAGGAGGCACTTATTCTGATGTAAAATTAGAAAGTAACTCAGGAAGTGCAAAAGCTAGTTCAACCACATTCGATTATTTAGCATTATCCATACCAATGGGGAAATTTGGTTTTGGTTTTGGTTTGTTGCCTTACACATCAGTGGGTTATAAATTAGAGTCTTTGGATGATAATTATACCGACGGTAGAATATCAAATAGATTTAAGGGTGAAGGTGGACTAAACAAAGCATTTTTAGGATTTGGTTATCAAATTACCGATAAATTAAGCGTTGGTATTGATGCACAGTATAATTTTGGAAACATTCAAAACAGTAATATAGCGTTTGCTTACGATGATGACGGCAATCCTACACAATATCAAACTAGAGAAAATAACAGATCTGATTTAAGCGGTTTGAATGTGAACTTGGGGTTGTCTTATAAAACCATGATAAATAGTGATTTAGAGCTTGTTACTGGGGCTACATATACTCCCCAAAGCAATCTTTCTTCAAAAAATGAAAGATCTATTTCGGCAATTATAGTTTCATCTACAGGAACCGAAGCGGTTGTTAATACCATTGAAACCGATTTGGAATCTTTAGGATTATTGGAAACCGATTTGGTGTTGCCATCCAAATTCTCAATAGGAGCAGGTATTGGCAAACCAAGAAAATGGTTTGTAGGTATAGAATCTGAATATCAAACAACCAGTAATTTTTCAAATGATTTGTACACCAGTACAGCTGTTAAATACGAAAATGCTGCATCAGTCTCTATAGGAGGTTTTTATATACCCCAATACAATTCATTTACAAGTTACTTAAAACGTGCAGTTTATAGAGCAGGATTGCACTATGAAAACACAGGGTTAAACATAGAAAACGAATCCATAAACGAGTTTGGCATATCTTTTGGAGTAGGGTTACCAGTTGGTAGTTTTTTCTCTAATGCCAACTTAGGTTTAGAACTTGGAAAAAGAGGAACAACAAACAGTAATTTAATACAAGAGAATTTTATAAATTTCCAAATAAGTTTATCTTTGAACGATAGATGGTTCCAGAAAAGGAAATATGACTAACAAGCGTAACATTATTATCATGAAAACAAAAATTACATTATTATTAGCAGCATTATTTATTGGTTTAAATATAGGGTTTGCACAGCAAGATGAAGAGTGTATGACAAAACTTTCTATATTCCATGAATATGTGAAAGCTAAAAACTATGATGCAGCATATGAACCATGGATGGCCGTAAGAAACAAATGCCCTCAATTTAATAACGCTATATATGTTGACGGTGAGAAAATATTAACCGACAAAATTGAAAAAGCTACAGGGGCAGATAAAGCTACTTACTTAAATGACTTAATAAAACTTTGGACAGAAAGAGGCGTGCATTTTCCTAGCAAAACTCCAAAAGGAGAATACGGAGCAAAAGCTTGTCAATTAATGTACGATAACAGGGAAGTATTAAATAAAACAAACGAAGAATTGTATGCATGTTTTGATGCCGTATACCAAGCAGATAAAGCCACATTTACAAATCCACAAAGTTTATATACTTATTTTTCTTTGATGGTAGATTTATTTGATGCTGGAAAAAAACCTGCGGAAGATTTATTTAATAAATACGATGATATTGTAGAGAAAGTAGAAGAAGAAGTTAAGAACTACTCGGAAAGTCTTAACACACTTATTGAAAAAGAAGAAGCTGGTACTGCATTAACAAATAAAGAATCGCAATATAAAGCATATTACGAAAGTTACTTGGCAGCTTACGATCAAATATCTGCTGGTATTGATGAAAAAATGGGAACAAGAGCAAACTGTGATATTTTAATTCCTTTATACCAAAAGAACTTTGAAGAAAACAAAGGCAATGCTGTTTGGTTACAAAGAGCAGCTGGTAAAATGTCTGAAAAAGAATGTACAGATGATCCATTGTTCTTTAAGTTAGTAAATGCTTACCACGATTTAAGTCCATCGGCTAAGTCAGCATATTACTTAGGTATCTTAAAAGATAAAGAAGGTAAATCAAATGAAGCGATTACTTTTTACAAACAAGCGATATCGTTAGAAACTGATAACTTCAAAAAGGCAAACCTTAATAATAAAATTGCTTTAAAATTAAAAGCAAAAGGAAGCTATTCACAAGCAAGAACGTTCTTTAGAGAAGCCTTAAGATTAAACCCATCAAACGGACGTCCTCACTTATCTATTGCAGCTATGTATGCAGCAAGTGCTAATGATTGTGGTGACACTAACTTTAACAAAAGAGCAGTATATTGGTTAGCAGCCAGAGAAGCTCAAAAAGCAGCACGTGTGGATTCTAAATTATCAGGTGCCGCAGCACAGTCTGTAGCTAGTTATGAGGCCAAGGCGCCTTCAAAAGCGGATATCTTCACCTGTGGTTGCTCAGGTCAGGTTATTAAAATTGGATGTTGGATTGGAGATTCGGTTACAGTACCAAAAATTTAATGAAACAAGAAAATTTATATAAAATATTAAACATAGTCACCATATTTGTGGTGACTATGTTTTTTTCATGTAACGACAGTTTTGACCAAGTTCAAAAAATAGGAATCTC
This genomic window from Mariniflexile sp. TRM1-10 contains:
- a CDS encoding putative porin; amino-acid sequence: MTLYLGFKAIKNYHLKINLVLVFFLILQCSQLFAQDKPKRSNRLGRELGIVQPKDSLAKEKLPKITDYLIISHVNDTTYVDTTLSIKKEYKFNYLRKDNFGLMPFSNMGQTYNSLTYNFQNTSLMPGFGAQAKHFFYMEVEDINYYRVPTPFTELFFKTAFEQGQQTDAFFTVNTSPQFNFSIAYKGLRSLGKYQHILTSSGNFRFTSNYKSKNNRYNAKGHIVTQDLLNQENGGLRDDNIVYFETGDPEFLDRSIFEVNFENAESLLIAKRFYLDHTYHIIRKRDSLSKNKLNIGHIIAFEDKYYQYDQSSANSFFGDAFKSSRLKDRATLENFYNQFQLNYSNNIIGDLQFNVSNNNYNYGYNKLVVLNGNTITNRLKGDVFSTGGKYRKQYKGFELKGELGINISGDFDGNFLKGTATFKLNNDIAASASLNHSSKAPNYNTLLYQSDYLAYNWQNNFNNIETQQLAFNLKYKSLANITVDLNTINDYVYFKKDETSQQVKPFQNNTTITYLRAKFENEIKVGKFALNNTVLYQNTQDNNSVLNVPQLTIRNTLYFSSHVFKKAMYLQTGITLNYFTKYYMNAYNPLLAEFYVQTDREFGDFPRLDFFLNAKIRQTRVYLKAEHFNSAFTGYDYYSAPNNPYRDFTVRFGLVWNFFL
- a CDS encoding type III pantothenate kinase, which translates into the protein MNLIIDIGNSFVKLAVFDGDHIKHKEVVELNLILERIRAIDYTYKHIKAAIVSSVGKLSKTDINLIGERFDLLILNSDTKLPYASLYKTPETLGVDRIALVSASVKNYPGNNVLIIDAGTCITYDFVNNKNEYLGGAISPGLRMRYTSLNNLTANLPLLDTELPNNIIGNSTEASIHSGVVYGVLKEIDGVIEAYKANYPDLTVILTGGDSNFLSKQLKSSIFATPNFLLEGLNFILQFNSNE
- a CDS encoding tetratricopeptide repeat protein gives rise to the protein MKTKITLLLAALFIGLNIGFAQQDEECMTKLSIFHEYVKAKNYDAAYEPWMAVRNKCPQFNNAIYVDGEKILTDKIEKATGADKATYLNDLIKLWTERGVHFPSKTPKGEYGAKACQLMYDNREVLNKTNEELYACFDAVYQADKATFTNPQSLYTYFSLMVDLFDAGKKPAEDLFNKYDDIVEKVEEEVKNYSESLNTLIEKEEAGTALTNKESQYKAYYESYLAAYDQISAGIDEKMGTRANCDILIPLYQKNFEENKGNAVWLQRAAGKMSEKECTDDPLFFKLVNAYHDLSPSAKSAYYLGILKDKEGKSNEAITFYKQAISLETDNFKKANLNNKIALKLKAKGSYSQARTFFREALRLNPSNGRPHLSIAAMYAASANDCGDTNFNKRAVYWLAAREAQKAARVDSKLSGAAAQSVASYEAKAPSKADIFTCGCSGQVIKIGCWIGDSVTVPKI